GAAGCCAAATTGTGACGGACCATCCATAAGCGGGAAGCATGGAAATTTCAATGGAAGTGCCCAGAGGTGCCAGAGCTGCGAGACCCTTTTCGACCTCCATACCACTTGAGGGAAATCCTTCAGCGCCTAAATCGTGGATTGCAACCATTGACTGAGTAGCTGTAAGCACTGTATCCAATGCCGGAGAGTAGGCAGTAGGATAATCTTGGGTACTCGGAAGGCGAACTGTGCCATCGTGACTTGCTGTGGGGTAGGACCAAGAAGTCATAGTTGTATGTGACCCTTGGGAAGAAGTCAACCAAGAGCTTTGCGAACCCATTCTAGGCTTTTGTTGTTGACTAtcaggaaaaggaggaagatcTCGTCGAAACGGATCGGAATCCACAGGAGACAATGGCCCGTAAGGTGATGGAAGAGGTGGTACCGGCGGAATTTGCATGTCACTCTGTTTAGAGGTCCTGAGTCCTCTTACCTGCTGAGCTACAGTCGTAGCCGTTTGGTGGGTAGTAAACGACCAAGTTGACATAGAGTTTCTGCGAGAACTAGCATTTGAGGTGATCCAAGAGGCACCATCTCGGAGTGCGTCAATTTCTTCTGTTGCAAAAGAAGGCCTAGGCTTTTCCTCCACTTCTCTGACCGATGGCCATGGGTTTGTTCCGGCTACGACTGCAAGGTTCTTTTTGATTGCAAATAACGTGTGGATGAGGTAGCCAAATGATACACTGGTCAAGATGGCTGTGACAACTGAATAACCGGTTAACCCGTAGAACAAGCTACTGATTCCTGTTACTGACAACAGGCCGGCAGTGGTGGCAGAAACAGCAATTATCAGAGTAGTAGGCGCCCATATCATCCATTGACGCGAGCCAAATGTGACTGACTGGGCCATGCGAACTTGCAGAAGTGTGGCTGAAGCGACAAATAGGAGGCATGTCTGACGTATTGTCGTTGCAATCCATAGGCGTATCGCTGATCCTGGATCGAAAGCAAGTGCAAGACCAGATGGTCCAGTAGTTGATTCATTGACAATTTGccaaaagaaaatgacaagGGCAATAAGGTCGAGGCTTGAGAGCCAGAGATGCCCCTTGTCTGCGGGTGAGAGTATGGGAAGAGTGCGAATTCCAAGCTTGGCCTACAGTAGATGCCAAAGGAGAAATAGCAAGATGAGCAAGTGGTACTACACGCTCAGTCAAGTACTTACTACTGGAGAAACTCGTCTGCTGAGAGGATGGGGAGGTAAGACCGGAACAACAATGCGGAGTATAACAAAAGCTGAAGCAATGAAAGACGCAAAGCCAAGAATCAGAGCAGGTATAAGAGGAACTGGCATATTCAAATTTGTTCAATTGTTTTCTGTTGATCAATCGTTAACTCAAATTCCGTTATTCTTTGACGTTTTTAGAGAGCGTGATGTGCGTAAGTGCGTGGCGTGGGCGTAAGCTGTTGGTTGAGTGTTCCGAGAATTGGCATAAGTCTTTCGTCCTCAGCGAGAAACTGTGGATGAGCACgaaaggcaaaagaggaAACGTTGTCCTTTGTTTGTTCTTCCCAATTTCTGTATTTGGTGATGGTTCAAGTTCATTTCGGACAGACGCGACAGAGCACGTGATGTGGACCACCAATTCTTAAGTTTCAAAAAACGAATCTCCACTGTCACGGTGGACTTGGCCCACAAAGTCAAGGCTGTTTATCCCTTGCTTGGAATATTTTCCCTGTTTTCACCACAAAAAATATCCGACTTTATGCCAGAGGACATATGACAGCAGCAACAAGCCAAATTTCTACATTCTACTTGGCTCACAATCATCTCCAGAGGGCTTGCGTTGAATGTTCTTTTCGACGTTCACTGCATATTCGCATAGATTCTTGCCAGAACCAAGACGCGATCAAGGGCGACCAAAGTATTCCATGGCTTCTATCCAAGGCGGATCGTACTTTTTTTGATCCCTCCAATCTCCTCGAGCGCTGTATTACCGATGCTTGGAACTGCATTTTACCTCATATTACCACCGGCACCTGAGGACATCGTTAATCAAGGCCGGCCCTTGCGGAATTTCGCCTCCGCTGATTTTCCACACTCTCGACCTTTGTTAGTTTTCAGAAAGGAGAACCACCTTTACCCAACGTTATCTTTCATGCGGCATAACGTTACCGTCGTCTTTAAATAATCCTACAATTACAGTGGGCTTATCATGCCGGAACAGCGGACACTAGTGAGTACGATCAGTTGTAAACTTGTACATAAGTGACGCGCCTATCACAAATTTTCGCGCTGTTCAACTTACTTACTCAACCGTAACGGAACGCACTTAAAATTATTTACATGCCACATGTGGTTGTGGCACCGACGCGCTTTCGCTTAAATGTCATGTGTTGGTCATAATTCGCTGGCCGGGCTATCTCCATTGGTGGTTCGCTGAACATTTCGAGAGGTCAGCCGATTAATAACCGTCACAATGTGCAAGAGAGCACTTTTTGAGAACAACAAGAATATCTTGTACGACGTTAAGTTCGAATAACCATCACCGGTCCGTTGGAACGTGCAGACGTTATGTGAATTGGTGAACGAGAAATGGCATCTTCCACGCGTCTATTTGCAATCTATTCAACGATAACATACCATTTCTGCAGAATAAAAATACATCAACTGGTATCGAAGCCTTGGTATCATGTTGGACGACTCAAGGATGCATGTGGGATTCACGGAGAACGTCAGCATCAGAATTCGCTGAATCCTCGCCACCTGTACTTGCATAAATTGACTTGATTTTCCTACATATGCCGTTACTGACCTACGAGCCTCTCAGAATCAGGTTTATCTCAGCGAGATGTATTTCCTCAGTTCTCTGGGATTTGTTGCCTCTCTCGCCACTGTTGCGTCTGTAGTTGCTCGGCTTCCAGATGGTCGCCTTCACGGAAACATGATGCGTCCTGCAAACGTTCCTTTCGTAAGCCCTCCTGACCCAGGTGTTCCTGTAACAAGTCGCAATGGCACCACCCTACCACCATATACGACAGTGTATTACTTTGACCAACTCATAGACCACAACAATCCATCTCTCGGCACGTTTAAGCAGAGATTCTGGCACACTTATGAATTCTATGAATCGGGTCAGTCGCCTCCATCTTTGTAACTTCCGACCTAATTATCTTATGGCAGGTGGTCCTATTATTCTTATGACACCTGGCGAGACGAACGCAGATGGTTACTCGGGGTACCTCACCAACAGGACTATTAACGGTCTCATCGGTGAGTGCCTAACCTAATGTGAGAGACATAGTAGTAGGGGAAATATTCACATGCAATGCCTTCTAGCTCAACAGCAAAACGGCAGCACAATTGTACTAGAACACAGATTCTATGGCTTGAGTAACCCGTACCCCGATCTTTCTGTGAAGAGTCTCAGAGTTCACACAATTCAACAAGCCATCGACGATTTGGAGTATTTTGCAAAGAATGTAAATCTACCAATGCCAGGCGGTGACTCTGTTACACCGGACAAGGCACCCTGGGTGCTCATTGGAGGCAGCTATGCTGGTGCGATAGGTGTTTGCTTCAAAAGTTTATATGTATCGTTCAACTTTCTTTAGGTGCACTTACGAGTTGGACTATGGTTAAGTAGGCAATCGAGTTCTGCTGAAGAACACAGTCGTTGATTCAATCTATTTATAGCAAACCGAATCTTTTCGCGGCTGGATACGCGTCTTCTGGAGTGGTACAGGCAATCTTGTATGTGCTGGCATCCTCAAATTATCATGGCTGTTATTCATCGTGATTATCTGTCGCAGAGACTTCTGGCAATATTTTGAACCAATCCGCACCAATATGCCAGCCAACTGCTCTGCTGATGTGCAAGCTGTAATCGCACATGTCGACAAGACTTTCTCAAGCAAAAATGCCGCTGCCATCAACGCCCTCAAAGAAAACTTTGGCCTTGGGAACATGACCCATCTGGATGATGTTGCCGGTGCTCGTAAGTTACTGTTGCTAATATTTACTGCACTCCAACTTAGTTGTTTCAAGTACGCAATAATTTATGGGATTGGCAATCCCTGCAAATTACGTCAGGGGCCGGAACACAGTTCTATCGATTTTGCGACGCTCTGGAGGTGAAAAATGGCGTTAAAGCTCCTGCTTCGGGTTTCGGCCTCCAGAATGCACTCCAGGCGTGGGGTAAATACTGGCGTACTACTTATCTTTCAGGATGTAAGCAGATTTTGCTGACTTGATCAAACATCGACTAACGTTTAAAATCCCAGTATGTGGCCAACAAGATGCTGAGTAGGGATATAGATATACTTATAAAATTCTTGCCCTAACTTCCACATCTCAGGACCTGCCTTGGAACTTACGATACTTCTCTTGAATTTTGGTCAGACACAACCATCGACAACGCAGAGCGATCATGGATGTGGATTGTGTAGGTTTTCTTTCTCAACAAAACACAGACAGCTAATGTAGCTATATAGCTGCAATGAAGTCGGATATCTCCAGGTGAGAAATCTCGTGAGACATGATTTAACCAAGGAAGCTCATGAATTACGCAGGAGGGTGCGCCTCTAGGTCGCCCATCTCTTGTAACAAGACTGGTTCAACCATCTTACGACTTGGTACGCTGTGAAATCATGCTAATATGTGACTGGATCTTGTTAATTCTTTTTGTATTCTTAGCGACAATGTCAACAAATGTTCCCGGCCGCCTTCCCTCGCCCACCTGTCCCCAACACTCTGCTCACAAACCTCAAATATAGAGGCTGGAATGTAAGAATCAAAAACCTATTTTTTGCCAATGGGATCCGTACGTGCCGTCTCTGTTATTAATCAATATGCAGTCTGACGGTGACCTATAGGTGACCCATGGAGAGATGCAACAATCTCTTCTACCAGTGTTTCCGTTCCCAGCACCTCAAACCAGCCTATTGGCTTGGGAGATGGCTTTCACTGTTCTGACCTCGGTGTATCTGCCGGGGAAGTAGACCCTACCATCGCAGCTATTCAGACTGCTGCCCTCGCATCCATGAAAAAATGGCTTGCAGCTTGGAAACCCACCGGTCGTGGTGGCCCCATCAAAACACCCAGAAGCTCACCACAAACTGTTCCAAGAATCAATCCACCTTTCACCTTCAAGCCAATTAACGCGTGGTTCAAGAACTCTGGCAATCTTTAAGTATCAATTTTTAACGACTATCTCTGGAATCCGCTGGTGGTTCGATGTACTTAACTATGTTATGTAAACTTGTGACGTTGAACGCATTGTACGATTTCGCCAATGATCTATCACAATTTTGAGTACTGACTGCAGTTTATTTGGAAGCACTCAAGGCACTGTATTCATATTCAAAGGCGACACTTGATCGCATCTCAAAATTGTTTccaaaaaaatatcaaagaaTCGCTTGACCTAAGAACTCTTGTTTATCAAGGCAGTATAGATTTAAGAAGAACAAACATACGTTCATGGCCTCTGCCACGATACAATTCCGTCCATTTCGCCCCCATGTATCATCGCAAGGGCGGTAATGCCACATATCAACCACAGTTTCTCCGATGGTATGAGTTCCTGTGAGCTCTATATCCACTCTATGACGAGTTGTCTTAAAGAGATCCGGATAAGCCACGTATGCGATTGTAAGCGCGTCGTGAAGAGGAGGCCCGTCGTTAAATCCGAAAGTTACTTTATACGCCTCTGCGAAGTAACTGATTAATGTGGACAGAGTGTGGCGCAGATTGGTTGACGCTTTTGGTAGTTCTGTGCTCCTTGAAGATTCGTGGGAAGAACCCGACACCAGAATTTCACGGTGGATATCTCTGGTAACAATTGCTGTGTGGGTGACATTAATTGGCATCATCACCTTCTTTACAGGTGCATTGAGGACTATTTGTGCTGCGTGCGCTATATGCATTTTTGCCTGTAAGGTCTGTTCAAATATGGACCCAATAAACACTCACGATCACACAGGATGTTGTATTCTGCAACAGCAGAGCGATTACCCATACCGACGGCACCGCCCATGAACACGAATTCTTCCACGGCAGGAAGCAGGTCAGGATATACACTGACAAAGTTAGCGATGTTCGTCATTGGACCGGTGGAAATGACTGTAACTTGGTGACCTGCACCTTTCTTCCACGTATCTTTGATAATCTTGGACATGCCTTCTAACGCACGAATGCGAGATCCATCTTCATCTGTTGCAAACAAGGATAAAACTTTTGGGTCTTCAATATCGGGGAGACCTTCTACCCCTCCAAGACCATCCACTCCGTGAATCTGTGGATCATGTTTCGCAGGAAGCAAAAGGGGCTCATCCGATCCTGGAAACACACGAATATTTGGAGATCCACCAAACGCAAGAAGACATCGGGCAGCGTTTATCGCGGTCCATTCACTGCTCGCATTTCCGTGGGTCTATCTTACAGATCATATCTGATTGATTCTACGAAATATTTGACTTTGCTCACTGTTGAAACGCCCAAAAGGTTAATAGTTGGAGTATTCACCGCGAGCATTATCGCAGTGGCATCATCATGGCCCTATAAGAAAAAGTGAGAAACCAGAAGCAACAAACCTCCCTAAGTACTCACAGGGTCCACATCCAACCACACATACTTCATCGTAGTGGTGAGTTCAGAAGTCGTGCGATCTGCAAACCCCTAGCTCAGAGTCAAAATGTTATCAAGATCGGGCCGATAGCCGCCGACGCCATTTGCGATGGATGGGTGCCAGTTGGTTCGGTTTGGACACTAATTCGGTCTTGTTATACACACTTTAACGACAACAAACCAATATGGTTCTTTGTGTCAGAAAAAATGTAGTGGAACGGATGCCATATGTCCAAACTGATTGTCCAGCATCGCCTTGGGCCTTCACACTACTTATTGGTGGTGACCAATGGTAGGCGATCACCAAACCGGATCAATCTCTAACCGAACAATCATACTCCCGTCTTAATCTAGACTACCTAGTATCTGCcaatttcaagcttcaagctttcgCTGTTCATCCCTTTCAATTCTTAATGAAGGCATCACATTTGTCAAGAACGTCATTCTGATCTGCCATTCTTATTTCCATCTTTGTAATGATATCACCTAGTTCAACGGAGATTAGCATCCTATCCAAATTTGACGGTATGTAATTCTGGGGAGTATCTGCATGAGTAATGCAAGCACATGGGGAAGGTCATTGGTCAGAAAACATGTCAGCCAGGGCTTCTCACTGATTGGAGGTCTAGTCCAGCATGATGATCATTACTGGCGTCACCCACCACGGATACTATTCTCAGCGTCACCGAATGATATATAAATTTCACTCACGACCAGAGATCATACACAACTGGCACAACCCATCGTCTCTTCTCAATAATTCTCACTATCAAGGATGGCTATTCCAACCACCACTGTACAATACTCCTTTCCTCAGGTATGTTTATACACCCAAAGAAAGTGTATGGGCTCATAAAGTCTGTAGATGGGCTCTTACGAAAACCTGGTTAAAAGCGAAGCCCCTACCAGCAAAATCAAAGCAAACGATGTTCTCGTGAAGATTCATGCAACTTCCCTTCAAGTAAATTATCCAACTTTAGGCATATAGTGTCAGCTCTGATATCCCTGTAGTACAGAGATCTTATGGTCTCTAAAGGCATCTATGGCACTGGGTGTGTATCGCGGTTTTGGAATGATTGATGACTCGACTATGCGCTTACAATGCAGCGAAGCCTGCCCGCTAACCTGGTTCCATTATCGGATTGTGCAGGTGAAGTTCTAGCTGTTGGCGAGGATGTCACTGGATGGAAGAAGGGTGACCGAGTTTGTCCTAATTTTTCCACTGACCACATACACGGCCGCACAACCCCTGCGATTATGGCGACCTCGCTGGGTGGTCAAGCTCATGGCGTGCTCACTCAATACAGAGTTTTCCCAGCTCATGTACGCTTTATTCAATCCGTCAAGGGCAGCAAATAGTGATAACCTTATAGTCTCTTGTGGCAATTCCTGCTCACCTTTCTTATGAGGAAGCTGCCACACTTCCGTGAGTGAGCATCGGATGTCCTATATTGCGCCCAGTAAACAGTTTCGTACAGTTGCGCCGCTCTCACAGCATATAACGCACTTCATGGGCCCGTGCCAATTAAAGCTGGAGACTTTGTCTTGGCGTTGGGAACAGGGGGCGTATCTATGTAAGTTTCTCAGCTCTCCCCCCTAATGGTATGTCGGCTATTAATAACAATCCGGATATAGCTTTGCTTTGCAATTTGCCGTTGCGGCTGGAGCAACCGTGATTGCGACTTCATCTTCTGACGAAAAGCTAAAGATTGCCGCGAAGTATGGCGCTAAACACCTGATCAACTACAATACGACACCTAACTGGGACGAAGAGGTCCTGAAAATTGTATGTCTCATTTTTCGATGCTTCGATTTTTATCTTGAATCGATGTTTTAATTCCTTCAATTTAAGACAAACGGAGAAGGAGTTGATCATGTTATTGAGGAAAGTATCTCCTTGGTTTGGCTCCAACGACTCTCTAAAATATTCTACAGGTTGGAGGCCAAGGAACTCTCGCAAAATCTATCAAATCCGCCAAAACTGGAAGTGGATATATTCATATTATTGGGCATGTTTCATCTGTGAGAACTCTGCTCATCCGATTTCTGTTCTGGCGAGCCTTAATTGACTATCAACTACCGTTATACAGAGCGAAGGTGATCCCAGCGTCATTTTCCCATTGATTCGAGGCGCAGTGACGTTGCGCGGAATATTGATTGGCTCTGTTGCGCAGTAAGGACAATTAAGTTTTGTTAACGCCAACAGGAGCTCATCAAAGCCATAGATTTAATGATATGAACCGTCTCATCCTTGCAAATCCTGATACTACCAGGCCCGTCATCGACAAGGTATTCACTTTTGATGAGGCTATAGCTGCATATGCCTATCTTGAGTCACAAAAACATGTTGGGAAGATTGTCATCAAGGTTGCCTAGAATCCACGAATCCGCGGTCATTCGATGCATATTTGCCATGTTGTAGTTTTCCAATATAAGTGACGTCATTTATTCCCAATCAATATCAGAACGGAAAATGCCGAGGCACGCATACCAAgtcttttttgtctttgcAAGTTCATTCGTTTTGTTGTCTCTACGACGGGTAAGTTTAGCCGCCATGGGAACGCCAAAGGTCAATGCTAGATAAAAGAGTCAGAAATCTGCCATCTAATCTAGGTCTTCGTTATTGTCTTCAACTTGTTATCCATGGACTCCTGTGGTCGCAATGCTTTTGGGTTGATTGTGTTAACGCCGATGATAGGCCTCTGCAGTATCGCAGAGAAGGAGCTTGGGAATCGTTGCACAACAATAAGACCGCGGACGTTCTCCTCTCCCGCATTCTCTACTGGGTCGTAGAGGACAATCAAACGTGGAGTAACAATCTGCTTCTTGACCAAAATGTACCCAGTGCATATAATAAAAGTCTGGTTGTCGATCTAGCTAGCACTTCTGTTCTGTCTCGGTGTCCTTCTTGCCCATCTTTTGAATTGTCATAGCCCATGCCCTTCGTTTGAATACTTTCCCCACTTTCCTTATAACAATGTCTGCAGTCACCAGTAATTCTTCTGTGCCATCTCTGTCTACTCCAGATCACGACTCTGGAGACTCTTCTATTCAACCATCGATATCGACCATCGATAATGCAATCCAGCTTCCCCCGAGATACTCTGTTATAGCTATCTCCTCACCTATAGCAGCTAGTGGAAACTATTCTAGGACCCTGAACGCGTTTACCAATCCTCCTCGTTATTCGACAGTATTTTACTCTAGAGCACGACCACGTGCAGATCGCGCTCGTGCTAGGCGCTCTCGACTAGGTCTTTCGGTAGAACAAGACCGCAATGCGCTACCTAGTGCCTCATCAGGTCTTCAGCTCCGCGAGTTTCACATTACCACTAGCGCCAAATCCAAACCATGGACGAATCTGAGAATATATGGCCCTTCAAGTGGGAATGGTCAGAAAGTCCTGCGATTCAGTGGAAACGATCTCATAACAGGATCATTGGATTTAAACCTTGAAACACCACAAACCATCAACTCTATAAATCTTTCGGTGAGCTTTCCCTCGATAACTTAAGTCTGTTTGAATTGTATATTAATTCGTTTTGGCAGTTACGCGGCCGGGTTATCACTACCTCTTATGAGGATGGAGCATGTACTTTTCTTGATTTACCTATAGTATCCTGGAACCGCAATAACGGAGACCCGCGCTCCCTGTTCTTACTTCCAGGAGAAACCCCAGCATCTCTCGCTGCTCGAACGAAGAAATTCGATGGAAAGTTTGTGGGAAAATACTCATGGccgttctctttccctttccccgAGACCATAAGCCTCCCGGGACATCACGGACAACCAAATATACAGACCCCTACACCGCCAACTTTTCTAGAGCGCGGAACTCAAGGAAATATTGGTTACGAACTTGTATTACGAATAACACACGGTATTTTACGATCGGACTCTAAGTGAGTTATAGATCATTAGATTTATCTTAGTTCTACCAGCAACTAAATTCACGCCTGCTTTGTCTAGACTTCACGCGACTATCATCTACGTCCCTGACATCAAGCCCACTCCCTCATCCATTCTTCGCCAACTTGCTTACTCGCAGCAATTACAACTACCGGGTCCTGATGTCGATCCTGTAGGCTGGCATTCGATGCCACCTGTCACTGTTTCCGGGAGGCTTTCTGGCCGTAAAAGTGTCAAATTCGACTGCACAGTGAGTTCATTTTTGCACCTTTCCCGGTAGATTGAGACTAATCTTTTATTAATTCTGAAATCTAGCTTTCCATCACGAATCCAGTAAGTTTttaccaaaaaaaagttaaatGCAATCGTTTGAAAAGATATTTTCGCAGCAAGCATATACCCGCGGAACTATTATTCCTTGCCACGTTTCTATCCGCTGTAAAGATTTAGAGGACCTCGATGTATTCGCCCGCCCAGAGACCCTGTGCATTCGCCTTGCCAGACGTGTACAATACTACCACGACGGCGGTCAATCATTCCTATCGCGCAAGCAGAAACAGGCACAGGTATTATCCGTCTCTGTGCGAGGAAATGCGACAGATGTACAGAAGGGTATGCTGGTCGATGTTGCAGAAGTAGAAAGAGCTGTTTGGTGGACAAGCTCAGACAATGAAAGAGCGCAGAGTCAGCCTATAAACGGCGTTTACTGCAGGGACTTGAACGGAGAGATCCATTTAAGCAAGGAACTCCAACCATCTTGctccttttccttgttcAAAGTTTCCGTAAGTCTCCGTCCCTAAAATTTTGATTAAACAACAGGTACTTAACAAGCCATCTACATACAGTATACAGTCGAATTAATTGCATTCAAATCGGCATTATTTCACCCCCATGCTCTCAAGGCAACCTTCAACGAGAGTAACACCGAAGGCTCGGGTACTGTGGCCTCCCTTCCAGTCACGATTGCCACATTACATGGAGAGGGCCCCATTCCTATTGCGGTCACCAAACCCAAGCCTCGCAAAGAATGTG
The sequence above is a segment of the Psilocybe cubensis strain MGC-MH-2018 chromosome 4, whole genome shotgun sequence genome. Coding sequences within it:
- a CDS encoding putative extracellular serine carboxypeptidase; translated protein: MYFLSSLGFVASLATVASVVARLPDGRLHGNMMRPANVPFVSPPDPGVPVTSRNGTTLPPYTTVYYFDQLIDHNNPSLGTFKQRFWHTYEFYESGGPIILMTPGETNADGYSGYLTNRTINGLIAQQQNGSTIVLEHRFYGLSNPYPDLSVKSLRVHTIQQAIDDLEYFAKNVNLPMPGGDSVTPDKAPWVLIGGSYAGALTSWTMVNKPNLFAAGYASSGVVQAILDFWQYFEPIRTNMPANCSADVQAVIAHVDKTFSSKNAAAINALKENFGLGNMTHLDDVAGALRNNLWDWQSLQITSGAGTQFYRFCDALEVKNGVKAPASGFGLQNALQAWGKYWRTTYLSGLCGQQDAETCLGTYDTSLEFWSDTTIDNAERSWMWIVCNEVGYLQEGAPLGRPSLVTRLVQPSYDLRQCQQMFPAAFPRPPVPNTLLTNLKYRGWNVRIKNLFFANGIRDPWRDATISSTSVSVPSTSNQPIGLGDGFHCSDLGVSAGEVDPTIAAIQTAALASMKKWLAAWKPTGRGGPIKTPRSSPQTVPRINPPFTFKPINAWFKNSGNL
- a CDS encoding putative ribonucleoside hydrolase, whose amino-acid sequence is MKYVWLDVDPGHDDATAIMLAVNTPTINLLGVSTTHGNASSEWTAINAARCLLAFGGSPNIRVFPGSDEPLLLPAKHDPQIHGVDGLGGVEGLPDIEDPKVLSLFATDEDGSRIRALEGMSKIIKDTWKKGAGHQVTVISTGPMTNIANFVSVYPDLLPAVEEFVFMGGAVGMGNRSAVAEYNILCDPHAAQIVLNAPVKKVMMPINVTHTAIVTRDIHREILVSGSSHESSRSTELPKASTNLRHTLSTLISYFAEAYKVTFGFNDGPPLHDALTIAYVAYPDLFKTTRHRVDIELTGTHTIGETVVDMWHYRPCDDTWGRNGRNCIVAEAMNVKRFFDIFLETILRCDQVSPLNMNTVP
- a CDS encoding Zinc-type alcohol dehydrogenase-like protein (Zinc-type alcohol dehydrogenase-like protein C1773.06c), translated to MAIPTTTVQYSFPQMGSYENLVKSEAPTSKIKANDVLVKIHATSLQYRDLMVSKGIYGTGLPANLVPLSDCAGEVLAVGEDVTGWKKGDRVCPNFSTDHIHGRTTPAIMATSLGGQAHGVLTQYRVFPAHSLVAIPAHLSYEEAATLPCAALTAYNALHGPVPIKAGDFVLALGTGGVSIFALQFAVAAGATVIATSSSDEKLKIAAKYGAKHLINYNTTPNWDEEVLKITNGEGVDHVGGQGTLAKSIKSAKTGSGYIHIIGHVSSSEGDPSVIFPLIRGAVTLRGILIGSVAQFNDMNRLILANPDTTRPVIDKVFTFDEAIAAYAYLESQKHVGKIVIKVA